The Prevotella sp. E2-28 genome includes the window CAACGATTATTTACGAAATATACAGCAGACATGCTTAGTTACATTTCTGTGAAAAAAGAACTCAAGATGCTGCAAAGCCAAAGCGTAATAAACGAACACCGTGTTCTACAGGCAAGAGAAGAGCTAGAGCATTTCCGTCAAAGCATAATTGATGTAAATAAGAAATATTCAGACATAGACAATTGGGGAATGGCGGATGCCATGCAAAAAGTATCAATTGTAGAACATCTGAAGAAGAAAGGAACAAAAGGACTGGTAGCTACAGAACAAGAACTGCAAGACCTTCGTAGGTTGTTCAAAATATACCAACCAGGTTTTGTGGAGTCTATTCAATCTACAGGATATGCACTTTCCATAAAAGATTTCAATATATGCATATTGATAAAGTTGAATTTTGCACCTTCTGAGGTTTGCGCTTTATTAAAAATCAGTAGTTCTGCATTGTCCAATCAACGGAGTTGATTGTTGAAGAAGATGTTTGGAATTGATGGAAGCGCAACTCTATTTGACGAAAAAATAAGAGCATTACTTTTTGATGTAGAAATGTAACTCATTGATAGTCAGCACATGTGAAAACTGTGAAATAGAATTGTTGAAATAGAATTCTGACTATTCATATCTTTGCATTGCTTTTAACATAAAAAATGCAAAGTTATGAAAAGATCATTTATTTCTTTATTGTTATGTGTAATCAGTTTACATGTATTCTGTCAGAATCCTCCTTCTACTAATGGTATAGAATGGGAGGTCGGTCGTACCCAACCATTGAGTGGTGGAAAACCAGTTCCAAAATCCCCGGAACAAATTCCAGAAACTCCAGAGGCCACTCTTGAAGGTAATGTTCTTACGTTTATTTCTTCTCACGACAACTACACACTAACCCTGATTGACGAGGATAGCGAAGTGGTTTATCAAACTGTAGTCCCCAGTACCGTCAGTGTCGTCATTCTTCCTGCTACCCTTACTGGCAACTATGAACTTCAGCTTGATTATGGTGGCAATTACTATTTCTATTGTGATATAGAACTGTAAGCAAAATAGGTATATTGTCGTATGATAAATAATTATTTGATAGCTTTATCTTTCCTTAGAGCAGCCGCAATGAAGTGTCAGCAGCCTTGGAAATGTAGTTATTGTATCATAGTTATTATATGTTTTTTTTCATGTGACAATAATTTTAATAATGTATTGGAAAAAGCAGGTAACAATCGTGCAGAATTAGAAAAGGTTTTGGAGTATTTTGAAGATGATCCCGATCCCTTGAAATATGAAGCAGCAAGATTCCTGATAGAGAATATGCCGTCTCAATATTGTATGTCAGGTTCTGCTGTTGACATGATTGATTCCATATTTATTAGTGCGAGTATGGAAAGTCAAAATGTCCGGACTAAATTCTTCAATGACTCTACGTCGAAAATAAATACAACACAAGCGGAGATGTCCTATGATATCTCAGAGATGAAGGCAGACTATTTAATAAAGGTCATTAATGATGCGTGCGATATGTGGAACGCTTCCACATGGTATGACGACTATGACCGTTCGCTATTCTTTGAGTATGTTCTTCCGTATCGTCTGTGCCATGAGCCGCCTAGTGACTGGCGTGCATCTGTAAAAAATGCATTCCCATTGCTTGACAAGGATATTGTTATGTCAAGAAGAGGAATACAATTAGAAGCAGAAGATGCCCAAACCAGTGATTGCGACACAAAAGAGTATGGCGGCGCATCAAATGGCAAAGCCAAAATGATGTATCGTGGAAAGTCGTCCATAACTTACACTATAGAATCGGAGCGGCAGACCCAGAAACGTCTTATATTGAGATATTCTTCAACGGCTCATCACCTGACAGCCGTAGTCACCGTTAATGACATCGTAGTAGATACCCTCCATCTGGCACCAACCCGCAATATTGAATCATTCTCAGATAAATGGTTCAATAAGGCGATGCCTATCAGAAAGGGTAAGAACAGAATTTGTATCATGGGTGTTTCAGATACGGTATGCGTGGATTATATTCAACTTGGTGCTCTGGAGGTGTTCAGTCATAAGAATTTTGAAGATTTCTCGTCTACATATTACAATATTGTCAATAAGGCATCTGGGCATTGTGTTTCCTTTGATACGACAGCAATTTCAACAAACAATATTGTACGTTTAAAGCCTTATTCTTCAGCAGATAATACTCAACTTGTCAGACTGGATTATTCTGGATATCCGTTGTGGAGAATAGGTTACCATAAAAAGGATTCAACAGATTTTTGCTTACAGATGGAATTTGGCACTCCACGCACACTCTGCTCCGAAACACCTGTTACCATTGGCGAATATGTTAAGAAACCTTTTGACCAATGGCTGTTCATGCCTCTCGGAGGAGATGATTATCGCATCATGAACAAGCACACGGGGTTATTCTTGGATACGAAAAAGGATTCTGTTAATGGAGACTGGATACTTGTGCAGAACAAATATTCTGATTTTGACTCGCAGAAATGGGAACTGCGTAAGCAAGGAGTAAATCCTTATTCCGACCGATGTTTCAGGTTTCATTCAGCAATGTCAGAGGCTATGCGAGTGTTCGACCTGACCCACCAGTTTGAATATTACATCTATGGCAGTCCTTTCGGGACTAATGCCGGTTCGCTTTTCAAGGCAAAGAGTGGGAAATGTGCCGATGAAACCAGTTTTTCTGTTTTTCTTTGTCGTTATCTTGGTATCCCTTCTGCATATGACTTTACACCTCACTGGGGTAATCGCAGCAGCAGTCATTCGTGGAGCGTTCTTATAGATGAGCATGGAAAAGGAATCCCTTTCTATATGGGCAATTTCCCTGGTGATACGGCACACTATTTCCATTCATATATCAAACCAAAGGTTTTCCGCTATCGGTATAGCCTAAATAAGCAAATTAAAAAAGACCTAAAACGCGAAAAGAGTGTTCCAAAACTCTTCGAAAATCCACACTATACAGATGTGACAGAAGAATACTGCAAAACTGTAGATGTTAAGCGTCAGGTTCCAGAAAAATACGAGAATAGAGATGTGGCATATATTTGTGTTTTCGATAATCGTAATTGGGTGCCTATACATTATGGAATTATTCGGGATGGGAGTGCTACTTTTAAAGCTATGGGATGCGGTATCGTATATATGGCTGGTTTTTATGAGGACGGTGAGATTGTTCCTTTTGGCAATCCATTCCTAATAAACAAGGATGGCAAGATAACTGATATCATCCCTAGTAAGAAAATGCCAATAAAGATGACGTTGTTAAGAAAGTATCCCTTTATGGGCGCCCAGGACTATTTCAACAGTCGTATGAATGGTGGGCAGTTTCAGGCCTCAAACAAGCAGGATTTCTCAGATAGTGTGGTGTTACATACTCATAAGGGCATCACAAATGGTAACTGGTATAATATTCCAGTTTCTTCGGAACAGAAATTCAAGTACCTGCGCTATATGGGTGGAAAAGGCTCACATTGCAACATCAATGAACTGGAATTCTATGATCCTGAAGGAAAGAAAATTGAAGGCAAGATTATTGGCACAGAAGGTGAAGGCTGGGCACGGAAGGAGAATGTCTTTGATGGTAATATCCTGACAGGCTTTGGTGGAATTAGCCCTGATGGCAACTGGGTTGGTCTTCAACTTGAGAAGCCGACCTTTGTGTCACGGATTAAGTATATAGGCCGCAATGATGGTAACTGCGTGGAAATGGGCGACACATACGAATTGTATTATTGGAGCGCTAATGGTGATTGGGAATTGCTTGGTTCAAAGAAGGCAACAAGCAACTATCTTCAATTTACAAACATTCCATCTGGAGGACTTTATATCCTTAAAGACGTAACTAAAGGGGTGGAGGAACGGATTTTTACGTATGAAAACGGCAAACAGATATGGTGGTAACACATTATTCTATTTATTAACTAAATTAATTCAAGTATGAAAAAGAAATTTCTATTTTGTGCAGTAATGATTTTAGGATCATTGCTTGTTAGTTGTTCATCTGATGATGGTTATTCTTCTTATGAAGAAACTGGGGATGCAAAATTGCAGTACACAAAGAATCTCATTTTGTCATATGGTCAGAAGTATGGATTAGAAAACATCCAGTTTGACGATGAACTCTTAAAAAAGAACTTGAACCTGCCCAAGGAAGAGTTTGAAAAATGTGTCATAAATATGGCAATCTCTATGGGAAAAGTCAAGCCCACTTCAAAACTTATAAGAAAATTGAGGAGAAGTCAAGATGTTGGAGAAGAAGAGCCGGGAGGAGAGCAACAACCTTATTATTATGTTATGGACACGAAGAATCTTTCCTATAAAGCAGATGACTATTTGTACAAATTTACGGTTAGTTATTTGTTTGTTAGTACAGGACTTCGAGCTCTAGAGGTTAAGGATAATAAAGCAGACGTATATAGACTTAAATTGTGCAGCAATCCAAATTGCAACATAAAACACGAAATCAATTTAGACGAGAATGCTATCTGTTCGTCCATAGAGAGTTCCCCCATTGGTGGAGGTGTTATTACATTTGAAGAGGGGGCAACAGCTGATTTAACGATACATTATTCTGTTCATATTTCATATACACATGGTGATTATTATCAGAATTGTAACACTTCTGGATTTTTTTATTCAAGTACGAAAGTTAAAAAATCTTACACATTTCCTATGTTATTATGAGAAAAATCATTCTAATTCTACTTTCTATTATTATGACCTCTTGTGCTACCCAACAAATTTTGAAGGGGAATGAAAAACCGCAATTGAATAATTTCAGTTTTCATAGTGGTCACTTGGAACTTACTAGTCGATATTCATTAAAATACCGCATGGATTTGAGTTTCGACACTAAAGAGATTCATGTGTTATGGAATACTGCAGAAGTCATAGATAAAGAAACAAATGACACAGTTAATGTGAAAATGGAAAATGTAAGATGTGCCCTAATCAGTAATCCTCCAACGATATATGCGGGGGTTTTTGAATTCAGTCATCAGGGACAGCATTACATCGTACACTTTCTGCAGGATTTTAGAACATATGTCAACAAGAAGAAAGGAACATTAGAGTCTACTGAAAAATTATACAATACAGCAGACCTAGACCCCGAAATATTTGAACGTTTTCCAATGAAGTAGCAATAATCTACAAGATACATAACATTCCTGACACCAAGGACAGTGGAGGTCTTTACCACCACTGCCCTGAAAGGATCATGGATGAAGTGAACCCAGAAAGTTGGACACAACTGAAAGGTTCAAATGAAAAAAGAATTTAGTTTAGAAGAAAAGATGTCCGCAATTGGTTTTGTGTTCCAAGGCGAGTCAGCCCGTTCCGTGTCCCGTAGACTCCACTTAGGCCATCATATTCTATATGAGTGGATAGAGAGTTACAAACTCCTTGGCATTGAAGGTCTAAAATTCAAGCGGAAAAAGAAAAAGAGGCTCTCATATGAAGAAAAATGCAAAATTGTTCGCGAATATCAAGAAAGTGAATTAACTTTGTTCCAGCTTTCAGCTAAATATCAATTGTCAAGCTCGATAATTGGCAATTGGGTTAAATTGGTTGAGCGAAATGGATTTGAAGCACTGGAATCTCGACGATCCAGGCATCTCCAAACTGGTGAGCATATGATTAAACGACTACCCAAAGAAGAGTACGAGAAGGAGAATGAGCGCCTTCGCAAGGAGAACGAACGCTTAAGGCTGGAGAATCTCCTGCTAAAAAAAGTGAGAGCCTTAGTCGAGGAAAGAGAAGCTCGAAACAGAGCGATTGGGCATGGGCCATCGAAGAACTAAGGCGTAATGAGCATGCAGATTTAGCTGTCCTGCTGGAGCTCAAGAAGATGGCGCGTAGTACATTCTATTATCACCTCAAGCATCACAAGAAGCAAGACAAGTACAAGGAAGTAAAAGATATGATATACATCATATTCCATAAGCATAAAGGACGTTACGGATACCGGCGTATAACGCTGGAACTCCGTAAAGATGGCAGTCTTATCAATCACAAGACAGTCAAGAAGCTTATGGACGAAATGGAACTGAAGAGCGAGGTGAGGAAGGTGAAATTTCACTCCTATAAAGGAGAAGTTGGCAAGACTGCGCCTAATATCATAGACAGGGATTTTACAGCAGAAATACCTTATCAGAAGCTGGCAACAGACGTGACCCAGATGACGATAGGCGGACGCAAGATTTACCTGTCACCTATACTTGACATGTGCGATGGTGAGATCCTTGCATATTCAATCACAGAGAAGCCAAACATGGAAATGGTACTCGGTATGCTCAACCAGATGTACAGGCGTATAAAGCTGCCTGAGGGTGTCGTATTGCACTCTGACCAAGGATGGCACTACCAGCACGTAGCCTACCAGAATAGTCTAAAGAAACATGGCATTATCCAAAGCATGTCTCGCAAGGGAAATTGTCTGGATAACGCCATGATGGAGAATTTCTTTGGTCTCATGAAGTCAGAACTACTGTATTCTGGGAAGTACACATCAGCAGACGCCTTCATCAAAGACCTGATAGATTATATAGAATACTATAATAACGAGAGAATAAAACTGAGGCTTAATGGCATGTCGCCCGTACAATACAGGAAGATGCTTACTGCTTCGATTGTTTAACTGTCCAAACTTTGGGGTTCACTTCATGGACTGTCCCCATGATCCTTTCGGATGGAGATTTTGATAATCCGAAAATAGACGAATTTGCAGTATCTTTTACATTTGGTGAAGATGCGAAAGCTCACTATACAATAAAGTATAATGTTAACATTTACAGTAATAGTCCTATTCTTAGTTATTCATTTGCAATAACGAATAAAATGGTAAGTGGGGATACTGATGCAACAAAATTTTAACATGAAAAAATGTATTAATAATATGATGATAAAAAATATCGCAATGGCTAAAACACGATTATTGATTTTGTTTCTGTTACCGTTATTGTTCATGTCCTGCGCAACAAAGCACATCTCTACAGGACAAACAGTACAAGGTGCTGATTCACAGTCTTCGTTGGATCAGAGACCTGTAGATATTAACTGGTGCTATAGCACCGTGAAACTCTCAGACCTCTATGATTTGAGCTATAATGTTGGGTTCTATGGGCTTAGTTCTGGAAAGATGAAACCAATAAAGAATGAGAACTTTCGTGCTGACATAACCAATAAACAGACAAAAGAAAGCATGAAAGTGGAAATAAATGATTTGTCTTATAGTCAGCTCAGTCGCACACCTATGGCTTATGCCCTTTCTTTCTGGGTGGAATATGGAGGGCATCGATATTTGATTCACGGAATGTATGATACCCGTGCCAGAGATGATAAGAGTCAAACACCACTTACCACTGGATGTTATATGATTAAATAGACACTAAATGATGGGGCTTAATTGTATCTGTCAATAAGCTCCATCATTACATATTATGATGTAAAAAGTTTCGGTAAAATGCACATAGGAAAAACACCGTCCGCATCATATTATTGTATTATTACATGGATATGTCTTGTGGGAAGTAGTATATTCACAGTCTCAGACACATTCATGGATACGGTTTCTTATCCAAAATGGATAATAACAGCTACGCTTTTTATTATCTTCATATTTTTTTTGTTACCTTATTTTGTTCTCTCTAAAGGCATATATTGGAGACTTACCTACAAACAAATCTGCAGATACACCAATATACTTGTACTTTTTGAAACACTAATTGTAATTTCCAAATATGCTGGCTTACATATTTTATATCATCAGTGCCAAGCAGGAACATTTAATAATGTCGCAGGTCTGGTAGCATGTCTTGGAGTAAGTTTTCCCATAGGTTTTATATTCTTTCGTGAATATCATATATATGAATGCATCCTTTTTGTCATAACAAAATTCCTAAGTTTCTTGGTTTTGGTAATCTGCGGATCAAGAATCGGCTGTATATGCATAATTATCTTAACCATATTGATTTGTTTTGAAAATTACCGCTATAAAAAACATTTTGCGATTATTCTTGGTATTATATCAATACTATTCTGTACTTGTTTCCTTAAGACACCGTCAACGATGGGACGATGGTTTATTGTGGAAAGGACTATGGAACTTATCTTACAACGGCCTTTCCTAGGTTGGGGAGATGGCGGTTTCACAAGGGAATACATGAATGTCCAAGCCGATTACTTTGCCGCACATTCAGAGAGTCAATATGAAATATTAGCAGACAACATTCATCATCCTCTGAACGAATTTCTTTTAATTGCAGTAAACTATGGATTATTATGCCTCTTTATTACGATCTTTATGTGCTTGGGGGTATTTCTCTATTACAAATTTCATAAAACGTCATATGGAAAAGAGGGATGCTTGGTATTTCTAAGCATTATCGTAATAGCTTCTTTTTCCTATCCGCTTTCCTATCCCTTTACATGGTTGATGTTAACACTCTCTATTGTACTTGTCTTCTCTACCGCAATCAGCCACATAAAAAGCAGATCCTCAATTGTTTTATTTGTTATGACATTATTGATTGCAGATTCCTTCACCTTTGTTTATCTAAAAAACGAATTAGATTTCCAACTTTCATGGAAGAGAGTTGCCCAGAACATGCATATGCAACCTTTTGAAGAGATTAAAAAGACCTACGATGCACTTTATCAATGCAAACACAGCAATTATCACTTTCTTTATGATTATGCCTGTGAGGCTTATGACAAAGAACAATATGAATTAGCTTTAAGATTGTCGAAGGAAACGGAGAAGTTCATCGCTGATTACGAACTGGAAATGCTCATAGGAGATTGCTATCAATCACTAGATAGTGTAGACCAGGCCATACAGTCTTATCAATATGCCCATTATATGTGCCCTTCTAGGCTTATGCCATTATATGAAACCTACAATATTTACAGTAGTCTAAATGATACGCTCAAATGCAGACGCTTATATTATCAAATTATACATAAAGACATAAAAGTAAGAAATCACATAACAGAGATAATACAGAAGGAAATAAATCAAGACTTTAAACGTTTTTTAAACTAAAAATTCAAAAGGGATCATGGGGACATAGGAATGAAGTGAACCCAGAAAGTTGGACACAACTTAAGGGTTCACTTCAGAGCCTGTCCCGCTGATCTCCATAGTCTAATAAAGTGAATTTTTGGACAGGAATGGGAGGCTTTGATACGACAGGAGCTATGGCCTTTCATGGATTCTGTCCTAAAGAATTTAAAATAGGAGACAAGATTAGAGCAAAATATGTTGGACAATTCGAAGGTCAAAGAGTCTTTGAATCAGATCTACTTGGCTCATTCTCAAGAGGTGGTGAATATTCTGCTTTTACGCTGCCAGACATAGGTATATTTGCTGCGGATGGTGTGTTCACTAGTAGCCAAATAGATGGGATTGTAATGATGCAACATGAGTTTGGACATGTTCTACAATACAGAAAAGTAGGAAAAGATTTTTATTATCGTGTTATTGCTAAAGAAAGTGCTATGAATTGTAATGATATATGGCCATACGATGGCATTCCGCACGCAGAATATTGGACTGAAACTTGGGCAAACTATCTTTCAAAGCAATACTTTGGAGAAAGATGGCTTGGCATGGAAACACAGATTCTAGGAAGGGAGAGCTTTTTTTATCCGTCAAAAAATGTAAATTTGCCATTTTTAATTAAAAAATCTCTTCTCCCTTTTTAACTATTTATTGTTGACTTCGTCTTAAATATAAATATAGAAAATATGAAAACAAAAACAATAGCAGAACAATTATTAGTTGTCTTAATGTGTATTAATACATTTACTTCTTGTATTATGGATAAGCAGACAAATATCTATGTAAAGAACTGCACAAAAGACTCCTTACTAATAAAATTAACAAGTACAGATTCTCTTGTTGATTGGCAATCTTGGAACAGATTTGATGGATATGATATGTCACAAAATGACACAAGAGTAACAGATAATGCATTTCTTGAAGCTGTTGCCAGCAGTTTGGCTTTACCTAACGAGACGATAAGGATTGATCCATATGCTTTGCAACGATATGATTCTTGCTACATTTATGCTATTAAGCTTAGTGTAGCCAAGAACTATTCTATGGATTATATTCGTACGAAGAAACTCTATGATAGACAGGTCGTAACAAAAAAACACTTACACTTCCATGACTATCTGTTCGAATACAGATAAGGGCATCCTAAGAGGATCATGGGGACAGTCTGTCCCTCCGATTCATTATTAAGTTATGAAACAATTGAATTTATATCTATTAGCATTGGTTGTGATGGTTCTATCTGTTTCCTCCTGCTTCAAACTTCATGAGGATGAAGACCACCATTTCAAGATATATTTCGAAAATTCATGGAATAAGTCTATTTATATATGGTACGATATTGATTGGTATTGGTATGACAATCCGTATGAAAACTATCTTCCTTTGTTTGCAGAAAAACCAATTTATGAAACAGAAGTTTGTCATAAGATACTTCCTGGAGGTATTGACAGTGAACTTATGAAGCACAGAGATTATTATGAAATAGCACTTCAAGAGCAAGATTCTGTTGTTATTAGCGTATTTGATGCAGAACAATCTGATAAGAAAGATTCTGAATGCTTCCTTGTTCGCTATCATCTATCAAAAGAAGACCTTCAAAAGGTTAACTATCACATATCTTTTCCTCCTACAGAAGCCATGAAGGATTTCTATATGAAACCTTCATTTGAGGAGGTTAAAGAGCTTACAAAGACTGGTGGGGTTTAGGAAACATAGAAGACGGTTCATAATGAAGGGTTGGTGTTAATAAAATGACCGACCCTTCATTCTCTTTTATGCAGCTCATGGGGACATAGAAGATCAACGGGACTGGTTTTTGATTCCCTAAATCCACAAAACTTCCCTTTGGTCAATTCCTCTCATTTAGAATATCTTAGAGGCAGGCTGAAGGGAACTTCTGTATTAGTTAATGGAAGCTTTTCTTCTGTTTTTTTGCTTTACCTGAGTTTTTTACGCACAACAATCAAATAAAAAACAGCTTTTTATTTTGTTTTATACTCACTTATTTGTATCTTTGCAGCGAATAGATGAAAGAAGATGTAAGAAAGCTTTTGTTTCGTAAGCTAAAGAAAGAAAACTGTTTCTGGTCTTACGACGTGTCGAAAATGAGGTCCATTTCCGATGAATCTCTTATTGAGAATGTCCTATTATATCTGGATATTGAAGATATCAACATGCTCTTCCGATTCTTTGGATTCAAAAAGGTGAAGAGGGTGTGGCTAGATCGCGTAGCTCCTTTAGGTGAGATGTTTAGGTCATACAATATTCTTTATGCATGGTATTATTTTGGTGCTAAACGTCCTGAAGCATACGTTAAAAGCATTGAGACTCGTCACATGAACCGAATAATGGCTGCTTGAATATGGATAAGGATCGTTCAAAATCATTGGCACCACATACAGGTAAGGTGTTTGAGGCTATTTCAAGGTTAGATTGTATAAAACCCTTTACGCTTGTTGGTGGAACAGCTTTATCATTACAAATAGAGAAACGACAAAGTGAAGATTTGGACTTTATGAAGTGGCTGACTAAGCGGAATGAGAAGCCTGAAGTTGATTGGCCATCAATTAAGAAAGAGTTAGAAAGCATTGGAACAATTAAGGACTATGAGGTTGGAGGATTTGACTTCGTGTCTTTTAACTTTGAAGGAGTAAAGCTGTCTTTTTATGCTGCTCCAAGAAAAGCTGTGTCTTCCATGATACGTATTCCTTATCTAAATAATCTGTTTATGGCAGATATAGAAAGTATAGGTGCTATGAAGATGGAGGCGATGCTTCGACGTTCAAAGTTTAGAGACTATTACGATATCTATTCGATATTAAAAGAAGGTGCAGATATCAATAAGATGATTGCTGCCGCCCTTGAACATTCTAGTCATAAACTGCGTACTCGTGGACTACTCAACATGCTAACCACGGGTAATAATTTCATGAAGGAAAAGGGGTTTGAGGAACTGAATCCTGTTTATGATGTATCCCCAATTGATATCCAAGAGTATATCAAAGCAAAACTCATAGAAGTTAAAGAGGAATAATAAAAACACGAAATAGCCTCCATAAAAGTTCCCTTTGGTCAATTCCTCTCATTTTCAATTACTTAGGGGCAGGCTGAAGGGAACTTCTGTATTAGCAAGGTTCGTACAGGTGAAGTGACGCACTTTTGCTTAGACATAAACGAAGATTAGCAAAAAACGTTGCATAATTACAAAAACTTCGGCAAAATGGCTTATAGTTTAAAAAAAATGCATTAATTTTGCTGTCCATAAACTTACTTATCATTAAATAAAGATGTTTCAACAGGGATTAAAATTATTATCTGGTGTTGTTTTATGCATGATTGTATGTGCTTGTATGTCAAAGTTTGACACGAATGGAAGTGCCTATGTTGTGCGTCCATATATAAAAGATGGATATTATACGGATGGTACATTTTATTATGACATTGACAAGACTGATGCCATTGTGATAGGTACGGCCAAGAATGAGCGTACTCTTGTAATTCCTGATGCTGTTGGTATAAATGAGGTAACCTATCCTTTGACGAAGGTACAGAATCTGGGTGTTTTTAATAAAGAGACATACGAGACGTCCCAGAAAGTCACCAATAATGATAATCTAACGTCATTGACAATTGGAGGTAATGTGAAGTCATTTGGTAAAGATGTCTTTTTCAGTGAGGTGATTTATCCAAGTGGATATAAGAAGGATGAAGATGATAAGATGCGCCGATTCCCTAACTTGGAAACCATTATTGTGATATCTGGTAATGAGACTTTTGACTCACGAAATAACTGTAATGCTATCATTCAGACAGAAAAGGGCGAATTACTGTTAGGCTGTAAAAATTCTGTAGTACCGAGTGGCGTAAAGAAAATATCGGCTGCTGCTTTTCGTGGGTGCCAGGGTCTAAAACAACTTACATTCCCAACCTCGCTGAATATCGTTGCTCCTTATGCGTTTTCTGACAGTCATCTACAAACAGTGGATTTGCCTGTTGATATCTATCATATTGGTCGTGAAGCATTTTATGGGTGTGATTCTTTGGTAAGTGTCTCGTTATATTGTAATGGTGTCAGTATTGACTCTCGTGCTTTCCAGCATTGTTCATCACTGAAGGATTCCGTTAGTGAGGTTAGATTTTATACCCCTCATATTTCAGTCCAGTCGGCTGAAGATGTTTTTGATGAAGG containing:
- a CDS encoding leucine-rich repeat domain-containing protein, translated to MSKFDTNGSAYVVRPYIKDGYYTDGTFYYDIDKTDAIVIGTAKNERTLVIPDAVGINEVTYPLTKVQNLGVFNKETYETSQKVTNNDNLTSLTIGGNVKSFGKDVFFSEVIYPSGYKKDEDDKMRRFPNLETIIVISGNETFDSRNNCNAIIQTEKGELLLGCKNSVVPSGVKKISAAAFRGCQGLKQLTFPTSLNIVAPYAFSDSHLQTVDLPVDIYHIGREAFYGCDSLVSVSLYCNGVSIDSRAFQHCSSLKDSVSEVRFYTPHISVQSAEDVFDEGCNCLLVPKGQLSTFESWNKCFLTIKEMNN